A region from the Candidatus Magasanikbacteria bacterium genome encodes:
- a CDS encoding NYN domain-containing protein: MEKKIIKSKKPLKHPDQRVGVFIDVQNLYYSAKNLHSKKVNFGEIVKEAAEGRKLIRAIAYVVRTESKDEQPFFEALYNLGIETREKDLQIFFGGSKKADWDVGLTVDAIRLSASLDAVVLVSGDGDYVPLIEYIQKSAGKQVEVMAFGGTTSSKLIEAADAFTDLSEVGKKFLIVDRKRRPRNKRK, from the coding sequence ATGGAAAAGAAAATTATTAAAAGTAAAAAACCGCTTAAACACCCCGACCAAAGAGTAGGGGTGTTTATCGATGTACAAAATTTATATTATAGTGCAAAAAATTTGCATAGTAAAAAGGTAAATTTTGGTGAGATTGTAAAAGAAGCAGCAGAAGGTAGGAAGCTTATCCGTGCTATCGCATATGTTGTAAGAACAGAGTCAAAAGATGAGCAACCATTCTTTGAAGCTTTGTATAATCTTGGAATCGAAACAAGAGAAAAAGATTTGCAAATATTCTTTGGTGGAAGTAAAAAAGCAGATTGGGATGTAGGTCTTACTGTGGATGCTATTCGTTTGTCTGCAAGTTTGGACGCTGTAGTTTTGGTTTCTGGAGACGGAGATTATGTGCCACTGATTGAGTATATTCAAAAAAGTGCTGGTAAACAAGTCGAAGTTATGGCGTTTGGCGGTACAACTTCTTCAAAACTAATAGAAGCGGCAGATGCTTTTACAGATTTGAGTGAGGTTGGTAAAAAATTTCTAATTGTAGACAGAAAAAGACGCCCAAGAAACAAAAGAAAATAA
- the rpsO gene encoding 30S ribosomal protein S15: MVMLSKTKKKNIIKKYQTHEGDTGSSEVQIALLSAEIDELVSHLKAHHKDHSSRRGLLRKVGQRHRLLRFLKKEDAKSYENLVIALKLKQAKAFLKNKATA; encoded by the coding sequence ATGGTTATGTTGTCAAAAACAAAGAAAAAGAATATAATTAAGAAATACCAAACTCACGAAGGTGATACTGGTTCTTCAGAAGTTCAAATTGCACTTTTAAGTGCAGAGATAGACGAGTTGGTTTCTCATTTAAAAGCTCACCACAAAGATCATTCATCGCGTCGTGGTCTACTTAGAAAAGTAGGACAAAGACACAGGCTGTTGCGTTTCTTGAAAAAGGAAGATGCAAAATCTTATGAAAACTTGGTGATCGCATTGAAATTAAAACAAGCAAAAGCTTTCCTAAAAAACAAAGCAACAGCTTAA
- a CDS encoding ABC transporter ATP-binding protein produces the protein MSKREVIIKTRDIAVTYFMGKSNEVKALKKMSLEIYKGEFVIFFGPSGCGKSTLLYSIAGLERQATGEAIIQGKDVVKMTNKDLEKHYQKTIGMIFQAFYLIPSLSVLQNVMMPQIAIGVSPKKRKKKASDLLEYFGVGPQSSKLPTELSGGQQQRVAISRSLVNDPDMILADEPVGNLDSKSAADVLSLIQEMNRKQKKTVILVTHDPTHLDIADRVFYLKDGALIDVKENKNPRVIHRIGKKTKEDKELKKEKSNLELISKIYSKNTKKIDGMLLEYKAKEILLEVLTGMNSRQLLVLEEYTKQMIKTGVDGKSEMYEYLDKDFENGGADLDSRTAKEISKKVKDIVSEMRIVSDSDKIETSKPIETYVKQIRYYLLETFDVQVNSTESLDAIDYILKDRVQGVTDKKGVFKMLDLDLEHGGAGLNKRTAKKIAKRLELVLLGKYTRNKKREKELLKAQKEERKKHKKEKDTKEKKNKL, from the coding sequence ATGTCGAAAAGAGAGGTTATTATAAAAACAAGAGATATCGCTGTTACTTATTTTATGGGTAAAAGCAATGAAGTAAAAGCTCTAAAAAAAATGTCTTTAGAAATTTATAAAGGCGAATTTGTTATTTTTTTTGGTCCTTCTGGTTGTGGAAAATCTACACTTCTTTATTCTATTGCGGGTTTAGAGCGTCAAGCTACGGGCGAGGCAATAATACAAGGTAAAGATGTTGTGAAGATGACTAATAAAGATTTGGAAAAACACTATCAAAAAACTATTGGTATGATTTTTCAAGCTTTTTATTTAATACCTTCTCTTTCTGTTTTGCAAAATGTAATGATGCCTCAGATTGCTATTGGAGTAAGCCCAAAAAAAAGAAAAAAGAAAGCCTCAGATCTTTTAGAATATTTTGGAGTAGGACCTCAGTCAAGTAAATTGCCAACTGAGCTTTCTGGTGGACAGCAACAGCGAGTGGCTATTAGTAGATCTCTTGTAAATGATCCAGATATGATTTTGGCAGATGAACCTGTGGGAAACCTAGACTCAAAGTCTGCTGCCGATGTGCTTAGTTTGATTCAAGAGATGAACAGAAAACAAAAAAAGACTGTTATTTTAGTAACGCACGATCCTACACATTTGGATATTGCAGACAGGGTTTTTTATTTGAAAGATGGTGCGTTAATTGATGTGAAAGAAAATAAGAATCCGCGCGTGATTCACAGAATTGGTAAGAAAACTAAAGAAGATAAAGAGCTTAAAAAAGAAAAAAGTAATCTAGAATTAATATCTAAAATATACTCAAAAAATACAAAAAAAATAGATGGAATGCTTTTGGAATATAAAGCTAAAGAAATTTTACTAGAAGTTTTAACAGGAATGAATAGTAGGCAGCTTTTAGTTTTAGAGGAATACACAAAACAAATGATTAAAACAGGTGTAGATGGTAAGAGTGAAATGTATGAATATTTGGACAAAGATTTTGAAAATGGTGGTGCAGATTTGGATAGTCGTACAGCAAAAGAAATATCAAAAAAAGTAAAAGATATTGTTTCAGAAATGAGGATTGTTTCAGATTCAGATAAGATAGAAACCTCAAAACCAATAGAAACATATGTAAAGCAGATAAGATATTATTTGTTGGAAACTTTTGATGTTCAAGTAAATAGTACAGAAAGTTTAGATGCAATTGACTATATTTTGAAAGACAGGGTTCAGGGTGTAACAGACAAAAAAGGTGTTTTTAAAATGTTAGATTTAGATTTGGAGCACGGTGGTGCGGGATTAAATAAAAGAACTGCAAAAAAAATTGCAAAACGATTAGAGTTGGTTTTACTTGGAAAATATACAAGAAATAAAAAACGAGAAAAAGAGTTATTAAAAGCACAAAAAGAAGAAAGAAAAAAGCATAAAAAAGAAAAAGATACTAAAGAAAAAAAGAATAAATTATAA
- a CDS encoding polyribonucleotide nucleotidyltransferase yields MLVNPKSWSIEWGGRELTIETGKLALQAGAACTVRYGDTMILATATRSSGVREGLDFFPLSVEFQEKLYAAGKIKGSRFIKREGRPSDDAVLSGRIIDRAIRPLFDDSTRNEVQVVTMALSVDGENDAFVTAFIAASCALAISPIPWNGPIGAARIGRVDGELVLNVKKSELENSDLDLIVAGTPEKLIMVESGSKEVKEQDMFDAMKWGCEQLNPIVELIKKIQTELGTEKVEVGTKVEELEDIKKQVKKASRDFVFSVADSMIFDSKKITKKERKQTMTDVKNALQSHLEEKGFNEDAQKIGLGDTKKHISDVISNRILEKDERLDGRGLEEVRELFVDGDTIPRVHGSAIFMRGDTQVLSIVTLGSPGDVQTMDTMEEDGTKRYMHHYNDMPYTYGETGRIFGPGRRAIGHGALAERALMPMLPTVEEFPYTMRVVSEVMGSNGSSSMASTCASTLSLMISGVPIKKPVAGIAIGLASDLENDENRWKVLTDLQDVEDGKGGMDFKITGTIDGITAMQMDTKTQGLNWDIVDQTLKQSADARTKILAKMSELISEPRPELASTAPRIETIEIDPDKIRDVIGPGGKMINKIIADTGVQMDIEQDGRVIITSSDQEGMDKATEMVLNITKEVEAGEIYEGTVARLENFGAFVNILPGKDGLVHVSEIAWARIGEPSDVLKIGDKVQVKVKEIDNMKRINLSIKALLPKPEGFVEQSRPPRRDDKRQPKRYEKTGS; encoded by the coding sequence ATGTTGGTAAATCCAAAAAGTTGGTCAATTGAGTGGGGAGGAAGGGAGTTAACTATTGAGACAGGAAAACTTGCACTTCAGGCAGGTGCAGCCTGTACTGTAAGGTATGGTGATACAATGATCTTGGCTACAGCTACTAGAAGTAGTGGTGTTCGTGAAGGGTTAGATTTTTTTCCTTTGAGTGTAGAATTTCAAGAAAAATTATACGCAGCAGGAAAAATTAAAGGATCTCGTTTTATAAAAAGAGAAGGTCGTCCAAGTGATGATGCTGTTCTTTCTGGGCGTATTATAGACCGAGCTATTCGCCCATTGTTTGACGATAGTACAAGAAATGAAGTTCAGGTTGTGACTATGGCACTTTCAGTAGATGGTGAAAACGATGCATTTGTGACAGCATTTATTGCTGCAAGTTGCGCTCTAGCTATCTCACCAATTCCTTGGAATGGTCCTATTGGAGCAGCTAGAATTGGGAGAGTAGACGGAGAGTTAGTTTTAAATGTTAAAAAATCAGAATTAGAAAACAGCGATTTAGATCTAATAGTCGCAGGAACTCCAGAAAAATTAATCATGGTTGAATCTGGTTCAAAAGAAGTCAAAGAGCAAGATATGTTCGATGCAATGAAATGGGGTTGTGAACAATTGAATCCAATAGTTGAACTTATAAAGAAAATTCAAACAGAACTTGGTACAGAAAAAGTGGAAGTTGGTACAAAAGTTGAAGAATTGGAAGATATAAAAAAGCAAGTAAAAAAAGCTTCTAGAGATTTTGTATTTTCAGTTGCAGATTCTATGATTTTCGACTCGAAGAAAATTACAAAGAAAGAAAGAAAACAAACGATGACGGATGTAAAAAATGCATTACAAAGTCATTTGGAAGAAAAAGGATTTAATGAAGATGCTCAGAAAATTGGTTTGGGAGATACAAAGAAACATATTTCAGATGTAATTTCAAACAGAATTTTGGAAAAAGATGAGCGTTTAGATGGAAGAGGATTGGAAGAGGTTCGTGAATTATTTGTAGATGGTGATACGATTCCTCGTGTTCATGGTTCTGCGATTTTTATGCGTGGCGACACACAAGTTTTGTCTATCGTGACTCTTGGTTCTCCGGGAGATGTTCAAACTATGGACACTATGGAAGAAGATGGTACAAAGCGCTATATGCACCATTACAATGATATGCCATATACTTATGGAGAGACGGGTAGAATTTTTGGACCAGGAAGGCGCGCTATCGGACATGGTGCATTAGCAGAAAGAGCATTAATGCCTATGCTTCCAACTGTGGAAGAGTTTCCTTACACAATGCGTGTAGTTTCAGAAGTAATGGGTTCAAACGGATCTAGTTCTATGGCTTCAACTTGTGCATCAACTCTATCTTTGATGATCTCTGGTGTACCAATTAAAAAGCCGGTTGCAGGAATTGCAATTGGTCTTGCATCAGATTTGGAAAACGATGAAAATAGATGGAAAGTTTTGACAGACTTGCAAGATGTGGAAGATGGAAAAGGTGGAATGGACTTTAAAATTACAGGAACAATAGACGGAATTACAGCAATGCAAATGGATACAAAAACTCAAGGATTGAATTGGGATATTGTAGATCAAACTTTAAAACAAAGTGCAGATGCTCGTACAAAGATTTTGGCAAAAATGTCAGAATTGATTTCTGAGCCTCGTCCAGAACTTGCATCAACAGCTCCTAGAATTGAAACAATAGAAATTGATCCAGATAAGATTAGAGATGTGATTGGGCCAGGTGGAAAAATGATAAATAAAATTATTGCTGACACTGGAGTTCAAATGGATATTGAGCAGGATGGAAGAGTAATCATAACTTCAAGCGACCAAGAAGGAATGGACAAAGCTACTGAAATGGTTTTGAATATTACAAAGGAAGTTGAAGCTGGAGAAATCTATGAAGGAACTGTAGCGCGTTTGGAAAACTTTGGAGCTTTTGTAAATATATTGCCAGGAAAAGATGGACTTGTTCATGTAAGTGAAATTGCTTGGGCAAGAATTGGAGAGCCAAGCGATGTATTAAAAATTGGAGATAAAGTACAAGTAAAAGTGAAGGAAATAGATAATATGAAAAGAATAAACTTATCTATTAAAGCACTACTTCCAAAACCAGAAGGTTTTGTAGAACAGAGCAGGCCTCCAAGAAGAGACGATAAAAGACAACCAAAACGTTACGAAAAAACAGGAAGTTAA
- a CDS encoding YebC/PmpR family DNA-binding transcriptional regulator, translating to MSGHSKWSKIKNKKGKEDQKRGAIFTKATRAINLAARQGGGNIDMNFSLRLAVEKAKSLNMPKDNIERAIKKGAGETGGVDLEEILYEGFGVGGIAIMIETLSDNRNRTGSEVKNTLTKNGGSLGAPGSVKWQFERKGVVRLVNEKKDITGDWESLQLALMDAGAEDIREADEGVEIISATEDFKNLLEFLKKSEIETDDSGLEWVAREPLSLSEEASIKLEKLVEKIEDCDDVQDVFTNQK from the coding sequence ATGTCAGGACATTCAAAATGGAGTAAGATTAAAAATAAAAAAGGAAAAGAAGATCAAAAAAGAGGCGCTATTTTTACAAAGGCGACTAGAGCTATTAATCTGGCGGCACGACAAGGTGGGGGTAATATAGATATGAATTTTTCACTTAGACTTGCTGTGGAAAAAGCAAAGTCTTTGAATATGCCAAAAGATAATATTGAAAGAGCTATCAAAAAAGGAGCTGGTGAAACTGGTGGTGTGGATCTGGAAGAGATATTGTACGAAGGTTTTGGAGTAGGAGGAATTGCAATAATGATAGAAACTTTATCAGATAATAGAAATAGAACAGGATCAGAGGTCAAAAATACATTAACAAAAAATGGTGGATCCCTTGGTGCCCCCGGAAGTGTAAAGTGGCAGTTTGAAAGAAAGGGTGTGGTAAGACTTGTAAATGAAAAGAAAGATATAACTGGTGATTGGGAATCTTTACAACTTGCATTAATGGATGCAGGCGCAGAAGACATAAGAGAAGCAGATGAAGGTGTGGAAATAATTTCTGCCACAGAAGACTTTAAAAATCTATTGGAATTTTTGAAGAAATCTGAAATAGAAACAGATGACTCTGGACTTGAATGGGTCGCAAGAGAACCTTTGTCATTGAGCGAAGAGGCTAGTATAAAACTTGAAAAGTTGGTAGAAAAAATTGAGGATTGCGACGATGTTCAAGATGTGTTTACAAATCAAAAATAA
- the rpoC gene encoding DNA-directed RNA polymerase subunit beta', with amino-acid sequence MSTINRDALHSTDFDALALRIASPEVIKGWSYGEITKPETINYRTQRSEKAGLFAEEIFGPTKDWECYCGKYKKIRYKGITCDKCGVEVTHSLVRRERMGHIELSAPVTHIWFLRSIPSKIGLVLDMSIQGLEKVIYFASFIITKVDEELKAETQEELKKEFKSKKKQLENQYKKKIAEAVKENQDAKLLEDLASERDKKVESLEEDFSYAEKELKEISMMSLISENQYQELSLRFGHIFDAKIGAEGVKELLKKLDLSKTIENLEELIKKSKGAKRDRLVRRVKLLTSLKKNNIKPEWMVLSSVPVIPPDLRPMVALDGGRFATSDLNDLYRRVINRNNRLKRLIDLNAPEVIRRNEKRMLQEAVDALIDNNARTSKTVTASTGQKRQLRSLADILKGKQGRFRQNLLGKRVDYSGRSVIVVGPSLKISECGLPKKMALELFKPFVMSKIIQRGFAHNVRSASRFIESNAPEVWDILEEVTSTRRVMLNRAPTLHRLGIQAFKPLLIEGKAIQLHPLVCPAFNADFDGDQMAVHVPLTEDAKWEAENLMAAETNILKPATGRPVVTPGHDIVLGCYYLTGIIETEEEVKKFFSDATEAKFAYKNRKINLKEKIKVRFKNLSKFEEGIGPIVETTVGRILFNEILPEKLSFYNETVSKKTLGQIIAFLLEFYGQVFTARTLDDIKTIGFRYATKSGYSLGMQDFGKNEEKTEILAEGDKKAQEVEEQYQDGLLTDSERHAKILDIWTDVKDRVLSYNDKALDKDGPVFAMIDSGARGSWAQLGQVVGMKGLVASPSGDIIELPVKGNFKEGFSVLEFFISSHGTRKGLTDTALRTANAGYLTRRLIDVAQDVVVNADDCGEREGDLITRASSEEVGETIAERVRGRFVSKTLKDSEGKTIVKKGQVVTEELARHIAKADLDEVHIRSIIKCKLVKGVCKKCYGYDLGNNEVVEIGMAAGIVAAQSIGEPGTQLTMRTFHLGGVAGVGDITQGLPRVEELFEARNPKRQAVLTEVDGTIEIEDADGKVITNSTGRKVFEGRRGQKIIKVHFEGTEEMDIKIRKTDDVKIVDGQKIKKGQVLLVRGTTGEETKALYKGSVRVAEKSMTLVYEGKHLREYIIPIGLKLWVKDGDVVEKGEQLTEGSVNLQELFVLRDRGSVQKYILREIKQIYGAQGQKLNDKHLEVIIKQLFSRVFVEDVGDTDLIPGEIIEKTQYMIANNKAKEAGKKTSEVRELFLGMSKVSLSTQSFLSAASFQETARVLVNAAVTGKIDYLEGLKENVIIGRLIPVGTGVKPIERKQSEVAEVETVKAVETTTEEEVTEKVEAVKTTEEKA; translated from the coding sequence ATGAGTACTATAAATCGTGACGCGCTACATTCAACTGATTTTGACGCATTAGCTTTAAGGATTGCTTCACCAGAAGTAATTAAAGGGTGGTCATACGGTGAAATTACGAAGCCAGAGACTATTAACTATCGCACACAGCGCTCTGAAAAAGCTGGTCTTTTCGCTGAGGAAATTTTTGGACCTACAAAAGATTGGGAGTGTTATTGTGGAAAATACAAAAAAATTCGCTATAAAGGAATAACTTGTGATAAATGTGGAGTGGAAGTGACTCACTCACTTGTGCGTCGTGAGCGTATGGGGCATATTGAGCTTTCAGCGCCAGTCACACATATTTGGTTTCTGCGTTCAATTCCTTCAAAAATAGGTTTGGTGTTAGATATGTCTATTCAAGGTTTGGAAAAAGTAATTTATTTTGCTTCTTTTATAATTACAAAAGTAGACGAAGAGCTAAAAGCCGAGACACAAGAAGAATTAAAGAAAGAGTTTAAAAGTAAGAAAAAACAACTTGAAAATCAGTATAAAAAGAAAATTGCTGAAGCTGTAAAAGAAAATCAAGATGCAAAGCTGTTGGAAGACTTAGCTAGCGAAAGAGATAAAAAAGTAGAATCACTTGAAGAAGATTTTTCTTATGCTGAAAAAGAGCTAAAAGAAATTTCAATGATGAGTTTAATTTCAGAAAATCAATATCAAGAACTTTCTTTGAGATTTGGACATATTTTTGATGCAAAAATTGGTGCGGAAGGTGTAAAAGAACTTTTAAAAAAATTAGATTTAAGTAAAACAATAGAAAATTTAGAGGAATTAATCAAAAAAAGTAAGGGTGCAAAGCGTGACAGACTTGTTCGTCGTGTAAAACTTTTGACAAGTCTTAAGAAGAATAATATTAAACCAGAATGGATGGTATTGTCTTCTGTGCCTGTAATTCCACCAGATTTAAGACCTATGGTTGCACTGGATGGTGGTAGGTTTGCAACAAGCGATCTAAATGATTTATACAGACGCGTTATAAATAGAAATAACCGTTTGAAAAGATTGATAGATTTGAATGCACCAGAGGTAATTCGTAGAAATGAAAAAAGAATGCTTCAGGAGGCTGTAGACGCTTTAATTGATAATAATGCAAGAACTTCAAAGACTGTGACAGCATCAACTGGGCAAAAACGCCAACTGCGTTCTTTGGCAGATATTTTGAAAGGTAAACAAGGTCGTTTTCGTCAAAATCTACTTGGTAAACGCGTAGACTATTCAGGGCGTTCAGTAATTGTGGTTGGGCCAAGTTTGAAAATTAGTGAATGTGGTTTGCCAAAGAAAATGGCTTTGGAATTATTTAAACCATTTGTAATGTCAAAAATAATTCAGAGAGGTTTTGCTCATAATGTAAGAAGTGCTTCAAGATTTATAGAATCGAACGCACCAGAAGTTTGGGATATCTTAGAAGAGGTGACTAGCACAAGGCGTGTAATGTTGAATCGTGCACCGACTCTTCATAGATTGGGTATTCAAGCTTTCAAACCACTTCTTATCGAAGGAAAAGCTATCCAACTTCATCCACTTGTTTGTCCTGCGTTCAACGCTGACTTCGATGGAGACCAGATGGCTGTACATGTTCCACTTACAGAAGATGCAAAATGGGAAGCTGAAAACCTAATGGCTGCAGAAACTAACATTTTGAAACCAGCAACTGGTCGTCCTGTGGTAACTCCAGGGCATGACATTGTACTTGGTTGTTATTACTTGACTGGAATTATTGAAACTGAAGAGGAAGTAAAAAAGTTTTTCTCAGACGCTACAGAAGCAAAATTTGCATATAAAAATCGTAAAATTAACTTGAAAGAAAAGATAAAAGTACGTTTCAAAAATTTGTCTAAATTTGAAGAAGGTATTGGTCCAATAGTTGAAACAACGGTTGGTAGAATTTTGTTCAATGAAATTTTACCAGAAAAATTATCATTTTATAATGAGACTGTTTCAAAGAAAACTTTGGGTCAAATTATTGCTTTCCTGCTTGAATTTTACGGACAAGTATTTACAGCTCGTACTTTGGACGACATCAAAACAATTGGTTTCCGTTATGCTACAAAATCTGGATATTCACTTGGAATGCAAGACTTTGGTAAAAATGAAGAAAAGACAGAAATCCTAGCAGAAGGCGACAAAAAAGCACAAGAAGTAGAAGAACAATATCAAGATGGTTTGCTTACAGATTCAGAAAGACACGCAAAAATATTAGATATTTGGACAGATGTAAAAGATAGAGTTTTATCTTACAACGATAAAGCTCTGGACAAAGACGGTCCAGTTTTTGCAATGATTGACTCTGGAGCTCGTGGAAGTTGGGCACAACTTGGGCAGGTAGTAGGAATGAAAGGGCTTGTAGCTTCACCGAGTGGAGACATTATCGAATTGCCTGTAAAAGGAAACTTTAAAGAAGGTTTTAGTGTATTGGAATTCTTCATATCTTCTCATGGTACTCGTAAAGGTCTAACTGACACCGCTTTGCGTACAGCGAATGCTGGTTATCTTACTCGTCGTCTTATAGACGTTGCACAAGATGTAGTTGTAAATGCAGACGATTGTGGAGAAAGAGAGGGAGATTTAATAACAAGAGCTAGCTCAGAAGAAGTTGGGGAAACTATAGCAGAGCGTGTAAGAGGTAGATTTGTATCAAAAACTCTTAAAGATAGCGAAGGAAAAACAATTGTTAAAAAAGGACAGGTCGTGACAGAAGAGCTTGCAAGACATATTGCAAAAGCAGATCTAGATGAAGTTCATATTCGTTCAATTATAAAATGTAAACTTGTAAAAGGTGTTTGTAAAAAGTGTTATGGATACGACCTTGGTAACAACGAAGTTGTAGAAATAGGTATGGCAGCTGGTATTGTGGCAGCACAATCAATCGGTGAGCCGGGAACACAACTTACTATGAGAACTTTCCATCTTGGAGGAGTTGCTGGAGTAGGAGATATTACACAAGGTTTACCCCGTGTGGAAGAATTATTTGAGGCTCGCAATCCAAAAAGACAAGCTGTTTTGACAGAGGTAGATGGAACAATTGAAATAGAAGATGCAGATGGAAAAGTAATTACAAACTCAACAGGAAGAAAAGTTTTTGAGGGGCGTAGAGGGCAAAAAATCATCAAGGTTCATTTTGAAGGAACTGAAGAGATGGATATTAAAATCAGAAAAACTGACGATGTAAAAATTGTAGACGGACAAAAAATCAAAAAAGGACAAGTATTACTTGTAAGAGGTACAACAGGAGAAGAAACAAAAGCACTTTACAAAGGAAGTGTTCGTGTTGCTGAAAAATCTATGACTTTGGTTTATGAAGGTAAGCACTTAAGAGAATACATAATTCCAATCGGACTGAAACTTTGGGTAAAAGATGGTGATGTTGTAGAAAAAGGGGAGCAACTTACAGAAGGAAGTGTAAATCTGCAAGAATTATTTGTTTTGAGAGATCGTGGTTCTGTTCAAAAATATATTCTTCGTGAAATTAAACAAATTTACGGAGCTCAAGGACAGAAATTGAACGATAAACACCTAGAAGTTATCATTAAGCAATTGTTCAGTCGTGTATTTGTAGAAGACGTCGGCGATACAGATCTTATCCCAGGAGAAATCATTGAGAAAACTCAATATATGATTGCAAACAATAAAGCAAAAGAAGCAGGCAAAAAAACTTCAGAAGTTAGAGAATTATTCTTAGGAATGAGTAAAGTTTCTCTTTCAACACAAAGCTTTTTGTCTGCAGCGTCTTTCCAGGAAACAGCCCGTGTTCTTGTAAATGCAGCTGTTACTGGTAAGATTGATTATCTAGAAGGATTAAAAGAAAATGTTATTATTGGAAGATTGATTCCAGTAGGAACAGGTGTAAAACCAATAGAAAGAAAACAATCTGAAGTTGCAGAAGTTGAGACTGTGAAAGCAGTGGAAACTACGACAGAAGAAGAAGTAACAGAAAAAGTAGAGGCTGTAAAAACAACAGAAGAAAAAGCATAA
- the ruvC gene encoding crossover junction endodeoxyribonuclease RuvC: protein MIEKKVEYILGVDPGYGRVGYGIIKKEKGNYIYVDHGCIETSPKQIFVDRLETVFKELEKIVKKYPITYSAVEDLFFAKNVKTAIAVAQARGAILLTLKLANLPIYEFTPLQIKQALTGYGRADKKQVEKMVIVNLGKLRKEHDDAVDALAIALTCGATLKFSHKAGIFRK, encoded by the coding sequence ATGATTGAAAAAAAAGTTGAATACATTTTAGGTGTTGATCCTGGATATGGTAGGGTTGGATATGGAATTATAAAAAAAGAAAAAGGAAACTATATTTATGTGGATCATGGTTGTATAGAAACTTCGCCAAAACAAATTTTTGTGGATAGGTTGGAGACGGTTTTCAAGGAATTGGAAAAAATAGTTAAAAAATATCCAATTACGTATTCTGCGGTAGAGGATTTATTTTTTGCCAAAAATGTAAAAACTGCAATTGCTGTCGCGCAGGCAAGAGGCGCAATTCTTTTGACTTTAAAGTTGGCAAATTTACCTATTTATGAATTTACACCTTTGCAAATAAAACAGGCGTTAACAGGTTATGGTAGAGCAGATAAAAAACAAGTGGAAAAAATGGTAATAGTAAATTTAGGAAAATTAAGAAAAGAACATGACGACGCTGTGGATGCTTTGGCGATTGCACTTACTTGTGGGGCAACTTTAAAATTTTCGCATAAAGCAGGAATTTTTAGGAAATAA